The proteins below come from a single Miscanthus floridulus cultivar M001 chromosome 1, ASM1932011v1, whole genome shotgun sequence genomic window:
- the LOC136458300 gene encoding uncharacterized protein, with product MVGFPETFHAILGCPCSAKFMAIPNYTDLKLKMPGPHGVITVDTSFRRAYECKVKCCGHATAVVASEELATLRGEVAKEAPDMKKSTRSFESAEGSKEVLVDPSSPEGKKVRIGIMLSSE from the coding sequence atgGTAGGGTTCCCCGAAACCTTCCATGCCATTCTAGGATGTCCATGTtctgcgaagttcatggccatccctaactatacagacctcaagctaaagatgccaggtccccatggggtcatcaccgtcgacacCTCCTTCCGGCGTGCTTACGAGTGCAAAGTCAAATGTTGTGGCCACGCCACAGCAGtcgtcgcctccgaagagctcgccacccttaggggGGAGGTTGCCAAAGAAGCGCCCGACATGAAGAAATCGACCAGGTCATTCGAATCAGCAGAGGGCTCtaaggaggtcctcgtggaccctAGCAGCCCCGAGGGTAAAAAGGTACGCATTGGTATcatgctctcctccgaatag